One window from the genome of Ammoniphilus sp. CFH 90114 encodes:
- a CDS encoding electron transfer flavoprotein subunit alpha/FixB family protein, translating into MSRKVLVLGETRDGVLRNVSFEALSAAQLVAEGGSIVAVVLGSGDDRYVKELAQYGASQVILVDHDQLTQYTSDAYTQALKQVWNEVLPDVVFMGHTSIGKDLAPRIAARLGLGLVSDITDLELDGGDIVFTRPIYAGKAFQKKKFVEGTIVATIRPNNISLAQPEPDRTAEAISLTVDIKDLRTLVKEVARKTVDGVDLSEAKVVVAGGRGVKSTEGFNPLKELATVLGGAVGASRGACDAEYCDYSLQIGQTGKVVTPDLYIACGISGAIQHLAGMSNSRVIVAINKDPEAPIFSVADYGIVGDLFEVVPMLTEEFKKLLNA; encoded by the coding sequence ATGAGCAGAAAAGTTCTTGTACTAGGTGAAACTCGAGACGGGGTTCTAAGAAACGTGTCTTTTGAAGCCCTATCTGCCGCACAGTTGGTAGCTGAGGGAGGGAGTATTGTAGCCGTTGTTCTTGGAAGCGGGGATGATCGTTATGTTAAGGAGCTAGCGCAATATGGAGCTAGCCAAGTCATTCTTGTGGATCATGATCAATTAACTCAATATACGTCAGATGCTTATACTCAAGCGCTTAAACAAGTGTGGAACGAAGTGTTGCCAGATGTTGTTTTCATGGGCCACACGTCTATAGGGAAGGATCTTGCGCCCCGTATAGCAGCGCGATTAGGTCTGGGCTTGGTTTCGGATATCACGGACCTTGAGCTGGATGGGGGAGATATTGTCTTCACTCGTCCGATTTATGCAGGTAAGGCTTTTCAAAAAAAGAAGTTTGTTGAAGGGACGATTGTAGCAACCATTCGTCCTAATAACATTTCTTTGGCACAACCTGAGCCAGATCGAACGGCAGAAGCTATTTCGCTAACAGTGGATATTAAAGATTTACGAACCTTGGTAAAAGAAGTTGCCCGCAAGACTGTAGATGGTGTTGATTTATCGGAGGCGAAGGTTGTCGTTGCTGGAGGAAGAGGCGTAAAAAGCACAGAAGGTTTTAATCCCTTAAAAGAACTAGCGACGGTGTTAGGGGGAGCTGTGGGAGCCTCCCGTGGAGCGTGTGACGCGGAGTATTGTGACTACTCTTTACAGATTGGGCAGACAGGGAAAGTGGTTACACCAGACCTCTACATTGCTTGCGGAATCTCTGGAGCAATACAACATTTAGCTGGAATGTCTAATTCGAGAGTAATTGTAGCCATTAACAAGGATCCTGAGGCACCGATTTTCAGTGTAGCTGATTACGGTATCGTTGGAGATTTATTTGAGGTTGTTCCAATGCTCACTGAGGAGTTTAAGAAACTATTGAATGCTTAA
- the trxA gene encoding thioredoxin, with protein MAIQNVTDNNFAQEVENAGTVLVDFWAPWCGPCKMIAPVLEELDAEIGDKIKITKLNVDENPETAGRFGVMSIPTLLVMKDGNVVDKVVGFQPKDALLGTLNKHL; from the coding sequence ATGGCAATCCAAAATGTTACAGACAATAATTTTGCTCAAGAAGTAGAAAATGCAGGTACGGTATTAGTTGATTTCTGGGCTCCATGGTGCGGACCTTGCAAGATGATTGCGCCAGTACTAGAAGAACTTGATGCAGAAATTGGCGACAAGATTAAAATTACGAAGTTGAACGTGGATGAAAATCCAGAAACAGCTGGACGTTTTGGTGTAATGAGCATACCAACTTTGCTTGTTATGAAAGACGGTAATGTCGTGGATAAGGTTGTTGGCTTCCAGCCAAAGGATGCATTACTAGGTACTTTGAATAAACATCTATAA
- the uvrC gene encoding excinuclease ABC subunit UvrC, which produces MNLKIKEKLAVLPDKPGCYLMKNEEDQIIYVGKAKILKNRVRSYFTGSHDGKTQHLVQEITDFEYIVTRSNVEAMLLECNLIKQHQPRYNVNLKDDKTYPYIRITNEPHPRLEVTRKVVKDGSKYYGPYANAGAASQTKNLLDKLYPLRKCRNIPKKVCLYYHLGQCVAPCEQEVDPSVYKPLVDEIHRFLNGGHGEIRDQLVQRMMGASEQLEFEKAKEYRDQIQAIDALMVKQQVTFTDQVDRDIFGFATDKGWMCVQVLHVRQGKLIERNVSMFPYYGEATEDFMSYVTQFYYEGQTKPKEVFLPESTDVESLQQWLDIKVLVPKKGEKKKLVDLATENARVALQEKFQLIAKDESRTLQAIINLGEQMGIGTPHRIEAFDNSNIQGTDPVSAMIVFTDGKPNKKEYRKYKIKTVKGPDDYESMREVVRRRYTRLLQEKLSLPDLVLVDGGKGQISAAVDVLENELGLFIPVCGLVKDDKHKTANLLLGDPPVLIELKRDSHEFYLLQRIQDEVHRFAITFHRQARGKSMLYSQLDDIPGIGPKRKQLLLKHFGSIKKMREATVDEFRNLGIGDKLAKEILQALRREEESSSE; this is translated from the coding sequence ATGAATCTAAAGATTAAAGAGAAGCTAGCTGTCCTTCCTGATAAACCAGGATGCTACTTAATGAAAAATGAGGAAGATCAAATCATATATGTTGGAAAAGCAAAGATCCTTAAAAACCGGGTTAGATCGTACTTCACAGGCAGTCACGACGGGAAGACGCAGCACTTGGTCCAAGAGATCACTGACTTTGAATATATTGTAACAAGAAGCAATGTCGAAGCTATGTTGCTTGAATGTAATCTCATTAAGCAGCACCAACCTCGCTACAACGTCAACTTGAAGGATGACAAGACCTACCCTTACATCCGGATTACAAATGAGCCGCACCCAAGACTTGAAGTTACACGTAAAGTAGTGAAGGATGGATCTAAGTACTATGGGCCGTATGCCAACGCAGGAGCGGCTTCTCAGACGAAAAATCTGCTAGACAAGCTCTATCCTTTAAGAAAGTGCCGCAATATTCCTAAGAAGGTTTGTTTGTACTATCATTTAGGACAGTGTGTTGCTCCGTGTGAGCAGGAGGTAGACCCATCGGTCTATAAGCCATTAGTAGACGAGATACATCGATTCCTCAATGGGGGGCATGGTGAAATTCGAGATCAGCTTGTTCAGAGGATGATGGGGGCCTCAGAACAGCTAGAATTCGAAAAGGCTAAGGAGTACCGGGACCAGATCCAGGCGATTGATGCCTTGATGGTGAAGCAACAAGTGACGTTTACAGATCAGGTAGACCGTGATATCTTCGGGTTTGCAACGGACAAAGGATGGATGTGTGTTCAAGTTCTTCATGTTCGTCAAGGGAAGCTTATTGAACGCAATGTTTCGATGTTTCCGTATTACGGAGAGGCAACAGAAGACTTTATGTCTTATGTCACGCAGTTTTACTATGAAGGACAAACTAAACCTAAAGAAGTCTTCCTTCCGGAAAGCACGGATGTAGAATCTTTGCAGCAATGGCTTGATATCAAGGTCTTGGTCCCTAAAAAAGGAGAAAAGAAAAAACTAGTGGATCTCGCTACGGAGAATGCACGGGTGGCGCTTCAAGAGAAGTTCCAATTGATTGCTAAAGACGAATCAAGAACCCTGCAAGCCATTATTAATCTTGGTGAACAAATGGGTATTGGAACTCCCCACCGGATTGAAGCTTTTGATAACTCGAATATTCAAGGAACGGATCCTGTTTCCGCGATGATTGTGTTCACGGATGGAAAACCGAACAAAAAAGAATATAGAAAATATAAGATTAAGACCGTTAAAGGGCCAGATGATTATGAATCTATGCGCGAAGTTGTCAGAAGGCGTTACACTCGTTTGTTACAAGAGAAGCTTTCTTTGCCAGATCTCGTATTAGTAGATGGAGGGAAAGGACAGATTTCGGCGGCTGTAGATGTGCTAGAAAATGAACTTGGGTTGTTTATTCCTGTATGTGGACTTGTGAAGGATGACAAGCATAAGACAGCGAATCTTTTGTTGGGAGACCCTCCTGTTCTTATTGAGCTTAAGCGGGATAGTCATGAATTCTATTTGCTTCAACGCATACAAGATGAGGTTCATCGGTTTGCGATTACCTTCCATCGCCAAGCCCGCGGGAAATCTATGTTATATTCTCAGCTTGATGATATACCAGGGATAGGCCCCAAGCGTAAACAACTATTACTGAAACATTTTGGTTCCATTAAGAAGATGCGTGAAGCTACTGTAGATGAATTCAGAAATCTCGGTATTGGAGACAAGTTGGCTAAGGAAATTCTACAAGCTCTAAGACGCGAGGAGGAATCATCTTCAGAGTGA
- a CDS encoding aspartate kinase codes for MGLIVQKFGGTSVGTIERIQKVADRIIQTKNKGNDVVVVVSAMGKSTDVLVEMAKQISPNPSDREMDMLLTTGEQVSIALLTMALQEKGCPAVSMTGWQAGIETEGIHSRARIKQIDNGRVQRAVDLGNVVIVAGFQGVSSEGQITTLGRGGSDTTAVALAASLQADLCEIYTDVVGVFTADPRIAPLAQKLDRISFDEMLELATLGAGVLHPRAVECAKKHNVKLTVRSSFSEEEGTIIEEEIDMEKGLMVSGVAHDDQVAKVTVTNMSNQIGTLSSLFTTLAEAHVNVDVIIQSSYEAALTNISFSVSSNDLDRTLEILKLNQEKLGYEDVISEKGLAKVSIVGAGMVTNPGVAANMFKVLAEANINIKMVSTSEIKVSCIIPAEHTQNAVESLHTAFGLDALEVAVVQG; via the coding sequence ATGGGTTTAATTGTCCAGAAATTCGGAGGAACTTCAGTAGGAACGATTGAAAGAATTCAGAAGGTCGCAGATCGAATTATCCAAACGAAAAATAAAGGAAATGATGTCGTTGTTGTCGTTTCAGCCATGGGGAAGTCCACAGATGTACTAGTGGAAATGGCGAAGCAAATCTCCCCCAATCCATCGGACCGGGAAATGGATATGCTGCTTACGACTGGGGAGCAGGTTAGCATTGCACTACTCACCATGGCCTTACAGGAGAAAGGCTGCCCCGCCGTCTCCATGACGGGTTGGCAAGCGGGCATCGAAACAGAAGGTATTCATTCCAGAGCGCGCATTAAACAGATTGATAATGGAAGAGTTCAACGCGCTGTAGATCTTGGGAATGTAGTTATCGTAGCTGGATTTCAGGGAGTTTCATCTGAAGGGCAAATCACCACGCTTGGTCGTGGAGGATCGGATACGACAGCTGTGGCCTTAGCCGCCAGTTTGCAAGCTGATCTCTGCGAAATTTATACAGACGTTGTCGGTGTCTTTACCGCAGATCCAAGAATTGCGCCTTTGGCTCAAAAATTAGACCGTATCTCGTTTGATGAAATGTTAGAACTTGCAACCCTTGGAGCAGGTGTGCTCCATCCACGCGCCGTAGAATGTGCGAAGAAGCATAACGTAAAGCTTACCGTTCGATCTAGTTTTTCAGAGGAAGAAGGAACCATTATTGAGGAGGAGATAGATATGGAAAAGGGATTAATGGTTAGTGGAGTTGCACATGATGACCAGGTTGCAAAGGTGACAGTTACCAATATGTCCAACCAAATTGGAACCCTATCGAGCTTATTTACAACATTAGCTGAGGCTCATGTGAATGTGGACGTCATTATTCAGAGCTCCTATGAAGCAGCACTGACGAATATTTCTTTCTCGGTTTCTAGTAATGACTTGGATAGAACGCTCGAGATCCTTAAGCTAAATCAAGAAAAGTTGGGCTATGAAGATGTCATTTCTGAAAAAGGCCTGGCTAAAGTATCGATTGTTGGTGCAGGAATGGTTACGAATCCTGGCGTAGCGGCTAATATGTTTAAAGTTCTAGCTGAAGCAAACATCAATATTAAGATGGTTAGTACATCAGAGATCAAGGTGTCCTGCATTATTCCAGCAGAACATACTCAAAACGCTGTAGAAAGTCTACATACGGCTTTTGGATTAGATGCATTGGAAGTCGCAGTTGTTCAGGGGTAA
- a CDS encoding biotin transporter BioY, which produces MRNENLKMMILAALFAAITAICAQITLNIPPVPFTLQTLAVTLAAMILGSRYGSISMIVYVLIGAFGAPVFAGFKGGFQYLFDKTGGYLFGFILAAFVIGFIMERGPVTLAKAIFANVIGLLIIYAAGVTQLKIVLAVDWIQALQFGMLPFLIPDAIKLVTATILGVMIRKRLVSAGLLATHGSLTKKYQM; this is translated from the coding sequence TTGAGAAATGAAAATTTAAAAATGATGATCCTAGCAGCCCTGTTTGCTGCGATCACAGCGATTTGCGCCCAGATCACATTGAACATTCCACCTGTGCCGTTTACATTGCAGACCCTAGCTGTCACTCTAGCAGCCATGATCTTAGGCAGCCGGTATGGTTCTATCTCTATGATCGTCTACGTACTAATTGGCGCATTTGGCGCCCCTGTATTCGCCGGGTTTAAAGGCGGATTTCAATATTTATTTGACAAGACGGGTGGTTACCTTTTTGGCTTTATTCTCGCCGCATTTGTTATTGGCTTTATCATGGAAAGAGGACCCGTTACTTTAGCCAAGGCCATCTTCGCTAATGTGATTGGGCTGCTAATTATTTACGCGGCTGGAGTCACTCAGCTCAAGATTGTCCTTGCTGTTGACTGGATACAGGCTCTACAATTTGGAATGCTTCCGTTCCTTATACCTGACGCCATTAAGCTCGTCACAGCCACAATTCTCGGTGTCATGATCCGAAAGCGCTTGGTCAGTGCAGGATTGCTTGCAACGCATGGATCACTCACGAAAAAATATCAGATGTAA
- a CDS encoding DUF2507 domain-containing protein, with protein MRQSFAVSSLFRERILLPPESISNSMLGYFFFREKILEIVLGDSETNILYWVGKEIGNALEISVAEELEDIFLQLDFGQVHLEHQSPSSVSYRLTHNRLNLLPKKRLESSLHLEAGLMAGAMEKLTGHYCAATLTIQEHKGSSSATIEISIDEKSAIT; from the coding sequence ATGCGGCAGAGCTTCGCTGTTTCATCTTTATTTAGAGAACGAATTTTGCTCCCTCCGGAAAGTATTTCCAACTCCATGCTAGGATATTTCTTCTTTCGTGAAAAAATACTAGAAATTGTGTTAGGTGACTCTGAGACAAATATCTTATATTGGGTCGGCAAAGAAATTGGGAACGCATTAGAAATAAGTGTAGCTGAAGAATTAGAAGATATTTTTTTGCAGCTAGATTTCGGACAAGTCCATCTTGAGCATCAATCTCCGTCCAGTGTAAGCTATCGCCTTACTCACAATCGTTTAAACTTACTTCCTAAGAAGCGCCTAGAAAGCTCTCTCCACCTCGAAGCGGGATTAATGGCCGGTGCTATGGAAAAGCTCACAGGACACTATTGTGCTGCCACCCTGACGATACAAGAACACAAAGGTTCGTCATCAGCCACTATAGAAATTTCAATTGATGAGAAAAGCGCTATAACCTAG
- a CDS encoding succinate dehydrogenase cytochrome b558 subunit, with protein MAANGHFFNRKLHSLLGVIPVGAFLIVHLYSNFLATQGKERYTEQVLALEKIPFLILVEILFIFLPLLYHAVYGLYIAFQAKHNVGNYGYLRNVLFFLQRLTGIVTLIFVVWHVWQTRVQKALGNVEGAEFFDLMVDIFNNPFMVAFYAIGILSATFHFANGMWSFLVSWGITVGPRAQQISTYVWIGFFIVLSYIGIMSMFAFINPVDVAAIKG; from the coding sequence ATGGCAGCCAATGGTCATTTTTTTAACAGGAAGCTTCACTCCTTGTTGGGAGTCATTCCTGTCGGCGCATTTTTAATTGTCCATTTGTATAGTAACTTTTTAGCTACTCAAGGTAAGGAAAGATATACCGAACAAGTATTAGCATTGGAAAAAATTCCTTTTCTTATATTAGTAGAAATCTTATTTATTTTTCTGCCACTACTTTACCATGCAGTTTACGGACTTTATATTGCCTTCCAAGCGAAACATAATGTAGGGAATTATGGTTATCTTCGTAATGTTTTGTTCTTCCTACAACGTTTAACAGGTATCGTTACCTTGATATTTGTCGTTTGGCACGTATGGCAAACACGTGTACAGAAAGCTCTTGGTAATGTGGAAGGCGCAGAATTCTTTGACTTGATGGTTGATATTTTTAATAACCCATTTATGGTTGCTTTCTACGCTATAGGGATTCTTTCCGCAACGTTCCATTTCGCTAACGGTATGTGGTCTTTCCTAGTTTCATGGGGAATCACGGTTGGTCCTCGCGCACAACAAATTTCGACGTATGTATGGATCGGCTTCTTCATCGTCCTTTCTTATATCGGAATTATGTCAATGTTCGCCTTCATCAACCCAGTAGACGTCGCAGCGATCAAAGGATAG
- the sdhA gene encoding succinate dehydrogenase flavoprotein subunit produces the protein MSKVIVVGGGLAGLMATIKSAEAGVPVDLFSLVPVKRSHSVCAQGGINGAVNTKGEGDSPYEHFDDTIYGGDFLANQPPVKAMCDAAPGIIYMFDRMGVMFNRTPEGLIDFRRFGGTKHHRTAFSGATTGQQLLYALDEQVRRHEVNGLVTKYEHWEFTSIVQDEEGTCRGIVAQNLRTMELKTFPADAVILATGGPGIIFGKSTNSVINTGTAASAVYQQGAYYANGEFIQIHPTAIPGDDKLRLMSESARGEGGRVWTYKDGKPWYFLEEKYPAYGNLVPRDIATREIFHVCVDQKLGINGENMVYLDLSHKDPRELDIKLGGIIEIYEKFMGEDPRKVPMKIFPAVHYSMGGLWVDYDQQTNIKGLFAAGESDYSQHGANRLGANSLLSAVFGGMVAGPKAVEYIKGLSKSAADVSSKFFDQQLKKDQQQYDNIMKMDGSENAYMIHKELGEWMLDNVTVVRFNDRLKKTDDKILELMERYKKINVSDSAKYSNQAASFTRQLWNMLELARVITIGALNRNESRGAHYKPEFPERNDDQFMKTTMAAWSSEGPKFHYDDIDVSLIAPRKRDYTTDKKGAKK, from the coding sequence ATGAGTAAAGTCATAGTTGTTGGTGGTGGATTAGCAGGTTTAATGGCCACCATTAAAAGTGCAGAAGCTGGTGTTCCAGTTGATTTATTTTCTTTAGTTCCTGTTAAACGTTCCCACTCCGTATGTGCCCAAGGGGGAATCAACGGAGCGGTTAATACAAAAGGAGAAGGAGATTCTCCTTACGAGCATTTTGATGATACGATTTATGGTGGGGACTTCTTAGCAAACCAACCACCTGTTAAAGCAATGTGTGATGCTGCTCCAGGAATTATCTATATGTTTGACCGTATGGGAGTAATGTTTAACCGTACACCTGAGGGGTTAATTGACTTCCGTCGTTTCGGAGGAACCAAGCATCACCGTACGGCGTTCTCTGGTGCGACAACAGGTCAGCAATTGCTTTACGCTTTAGATGAGCAAGTTCGTCGTCACGAAGTGAATGGATTAGTTACAAAGTATGAGCACTGGGAATTTACTTCTATTGTTCAAGATGAAGAGGGAACCTGTCGCGGAATCGTCGCTCAGAACCTTCGTACAATGGAATTGAAGACTTTCCCAGCGGATGCGGTAATTCTCGCAACGGGGGGACCTGGAATTATCTTTGGTAAATCCACTAACTCTGTTATCAATACAGGAACAGCGGCATCTGCGGTTTACCAGCAAGGTGCATACTATGCAAACGGTGAGTTCATCCAGATTCACCCAACGGCTATCCCAGGAGATGATAAGCTTCGATTGATGAGTGAATCGGCTCGTGGTGAAGGTGGACGTGTATGGACTTATAAGGATGGTAAGCCTTGGTATTTCCTAGAGGAAAAATATCCTGCGTACGGAAACCTCGTACCTCGTGATATTGCGACTCGTGAGATCTTCCATGTGTGCGTAGACCAGAAGCTTGGTATTAACGGAGAAAACATGGTTTACTTGGATCTATCTCATAAGGATCCACGTGAATTGGATATCAAACTTGGCGGTATCATTGAGATTTACGAGAAGTTCATGGGTGAAGACCCTCGTAAAGTTCCAATGAAAATCTTCCCGGCGGTACACTATTCTATGGGTGGTCTATGGGTTGATTATGATCAACAAACCAACATTAAAGGATTGTTTGCAGCAGGTGAGAGTGACTATTCTCAGCATGGTGCGAACCGCTTAGGAGCTAACTCCTTGCTATCTGCTGTATTTGGCGGTATGGTGGCTGGACCTAAGGCTGTTGAGTACATCAAGGGCTTGAGCAAGTCTGCTGCAGATGTATCTAGCAAGTTCTTTGACCAGCAATTGAAGAAGGATCAACAACAATACGACAACATCATGAAGATGGATGGAAGCGAAAACGCCTATATGATCCATAAGGAACTAGGTGAATGGATGCTTGATAACGTAACTGTTGTTCGTTTCAATGATCGATTGAAGAAAACAGATGACAAGATCCTTGAATTAATGGAGCGTTATAAGAAAATTAATGTTAGCGACAGTGCAAAGTACAGCAACCAAGCTGCTTCCTTTACACGTCAGCTATGGAATATGTTAGAGCTAGCACGCGTAATCACCATCGGTGCTCTTAACCGTAACGAAAGCCGTGGAGCTCACTACAAGCCGGAATTCCCTGAACGTAACGATGATCAGTTTATGAAGACCACGATGGCTGCCTGGAGTTCTGAAGGACCTAAGTTCCATTATGACGATATCGACGTTTCCCTCATTGCTCCTCGTAAGCGTGATTATACGACCGATAAGAAGGGAGCGAAGAAGTAA
- the sdhB gene encoding succinate dehydrogenase iron-sulfur subunit yields MADKMVSFVITRQDGPEGKPYNEEFTIPYRPNMNVISALMEIQRNPKNAKGESVAPVVWESNCLEEVCGACSMVINGKPRQACTALVDKLEQPVRLAPMSTFPVERDLIINRHRMFDALKRVKAWIPIDGTYDLGPGPRMPEAERQWAYELSKCMTCGVCMEACPNVNDKSPFIGPFAVSQVRLFNEHPTGKMNAHERLEGLMGDGGVTDCGNSQNCVQSCPKGIPLTTSIAAMNRATTLHSIKKFFGS; encoded by the coding sequence ATGGCAGATAAAATGGTAAGCTTTGTCATCACTCGTCAAGACGGCCCAGAAGGAAAACCGTACAATGAGGAATTTACAATTCCTTATCGCCCTAACATGAATGTAATCAGTGCCTTAATGGAAATTCAACGTAACCCTAAGAATGCTAAAGGGGAAAGCGTAGCACCTGTAGTATGGGAATCCAACTGCTTAGAGGAAGTATGCGGCGCTTGCTCCATGGTTATTAATGGGAAGCCAAGACAAGCTTGTACAGCTTTAGTAGATAAACTAGAGCAACCTGTTCGTCTAGCCCCTATGAGCACCTTCCCGGTTGAGCGTGACTTAATCATCAACCGTCACCGTATGTTTGATGCCTTGAAGCGTGTTAAGGCCTGGATTCCGATTGATGGAACGTATGACCTTGGGCCTGGACCTCGTATGCCTGAAGCCGAGCGTCAATGGGCCTATGAGCTTTCTAAGTGTATGACATGCGGAGTATGTATGGAAGCTTGCCCGAATGTTAACGATAAATCTCCATTTATTGGACCATTTGCTGTTTCTCAAGTTCGTCTGTTCAATGAGCATCCTACAGGAAAGATGAATGCTCATGAGCGTTTGGAAGGATTAATGGGAGATGGTGGGGTAACAGATTGCGGTAACTCTCAGAACTGCGTTCAATCCTGCCCTAAGGGCATTCCTTTAACCACTTCCATTGCCGCAATGAACCGAGCTACAACCTTACACAGTATTAAGAAGTTCTTTGGTTCTTAA
- a CDS encoding sulfite exporter TauE/SafE family protein yields MNWSKKLGIGFLTGLINGLIGVGGTLLVPALIHVLGTDRRIAHGTSLAIILPTSIISIIIYSLSGAMPFNVSLYISIGGLLGGYVGARLLRKISVLWLKRIFSLLMIIAGIRMIWP; encoded by the coding sequence TTGAATTGGTCAAAAAAATTAGGGATTGGTTTTCTGACTGGGTTAATCAATGGTCTTATTGGAGTGGGTGGAACACTCTTAGTACCGGCATTAATTCATGTTCTAGGAACAGATAGAAGGATTGCTCATGGAACGTCGCTAGCCATTATACTTCCGACTTCGATCATTAGTATTATCATCTATAGTTTATCGGGAGCCATGCCTTTTAATGTAAGCTTATATATCTCTATAGGGGGACTTTTAGGCGGTTACGTGGGAGCAAGGCTGCTGAGGAAGATTTCCGTACTCTGGCTTAAGCGGATCTTTTCTTTGCTAATGATTATTGCAGGGATAAGGATGATATGGCCATGA
- a CDS encoding sulfite exporter TauE/SafE family protein, whose translation MNESFYLFAILGLLMGVLSGLGLGGGKLLIPALVLFTSIGQAEAQGATLLSFVPISIVAILTHMKERNIDWSLVGWVVIGAIGGSLLGSMMAMGPLLPYLRIVFGIFLIGLGIFELLVKDRVKKKMNRTQTT comes from the coding sequence ATGAATGAATCGTTCTACTTGTTTGCTATTTTAGGGTTACTGATGGGTGTGCTTTCTGGGCTAGGTTTAGGAGGAGGCAAGCTATTAATTCCTGCTCTTGTCCTTTTTACTTCAATAGGCCAAGCCGAAGCGCAGGGGGCAACCTTATTATCTTTTGTTCCCATTTCAATCGTAGCTATTTTAACTCATATGAAGGAGCGAAATATTGATTGGTCACTAGTGGGCTGGGTTGTTATAGGGGCTATAGGAGGATCGCTACTAGGATCCATGATGGCCATGGGACCTTTATTGCCTTATCTTCGTATCGTTTTTGGAATTTTTCTTATCGGCTTAGGCATTTTTGAGCTTCTCGTTAAAGACAGGGTGAAGAAAAAGATGAACCGTACCCAGACCACTTGA
- a CDS encoding response regulator transcription factor, whose protein sequence is MKGNDQKAKPLLTNREREVFELLVQDRTTKEIAKQLFISEKTVRNHISNVMQKLGVKGRAQAVVELLKCGELSFPE, encoded by the coding sequence TTGAAGGGAAACGACCAGAAAGCGAAGCCGTTACTAACTAATCGGGAACGAGAAGTATTCGAGCTATTAGTGCAAGACAGAACAACAAAGGAAATTGCAAAGCAACTGTTTATCAGTGAGAAAACGGTGCGTAATCACATTAGTAATGTGATGCAAAAGCTAGGCGTCAAAGGAAGGGCGCAAGCCGTCGTTGAACTCTTAAAATGCGGAGAATTAAGCTTTCCTGAGTAG
- a CDS encoding metal-sensitive transcriptional regulator codes for MDYSDEIKNRLKRMEGQVRGILRMMEEDKHCKDVVSQLSAVRNAADKAIATIVAANLEKCILEEQAIGRDSSKLVKEAIELLVKSR; via the coding sequence ATGGATTACTCAGATGAGATAAAAAATAGGCTCAAGAGAATGGAAGGGCAAGTAAGAGGGATTTTACGCATGATGGAAGAGGATAAACATTGTAAGGATGTAGTAAGTCAACTATCTGCAGTACGGAATGCAGCAGATAAAGCTATAGCGACCATCGTAGCGGCAAATCTAGAGAAGTGCATTTTGGAAGAACAGGCGATTGGAAGAGATTCGAGCAAGTTGGTTAAGGAAGCTATCGAGCTATTGGTTAAAAGTAGATAA